One window from the genome of Leptospira broomii serovar Hurstbridge str. 5399 encodes:
- a CDS encoding TonB-dependent receptor family protein, which translates to MAYKSCLRTLILCLFLLLPISIILSQPNGNGSNGEEKPKEGTETKEQPSKEEEDINEKRRKFLESGQINVIGSKDEDLKKIPGSANVIGKKILKETSPIDSMEALRRVPGATIRYQDAVGLTPNIAFRGVSNEESRKTLILEDGVFTSLSPYGQPESYFIPHIDRMERVEVVKGSGSILFGPTTLGGIVNFVTRKPPEKPTLNLKLIGGTNGYASNLVQYGGTVQNTNTAYDVSYLHTQGNGFRNYQGFNVNDFNVKLMQKIGDKDTVFLKYQVYQQDSQATYLGLTQGLYWKDPKINPARFDRKHVERQAAVIGHDHMFNENWKLITRSYWTNVGFGFKQESYSYNSPNELGLPSPPTGNVFAVYAPAPIGNSPGDVIYMLNTTPNRHQFFRTGGLETKLEGKFSTFGVEHEISVGARAHYETVNAAYNQFPYPTMNQGLTTQQQTRNAKAYATYVQDSIKLTERLKIIPGVRYEYISQGVFTHRKFATTTDVAYGLATTVGQNIIVNQANESYTKVVLPGFGITYDLMEKFMWFAGAHTAFAPPSFSTILNPSLGLGYKLNAERSNNYETGFRGNITKYFYTQVSTYALFFSNQIVNTNEAGSSIGAVPINAGKSVNRGVESNFVFDFGKFAESRWEIPFEIAYSYTHAISTTYVPVGTIQNPDGTVGVTNQPLFSVNSSGNVIKVNTSGNYLPYVPMQTVITAIGLKSPRGFYVRVEYQHFDKQYSDLQNTKNQSADGSQGVVPAYGIWNADFGYEVPGGRWSIFVNGKNLEDRVYISGRLPVGIQQGPYRQINIGATLKLD; encoded by the coding sequence ATGGCGTACAAATCCTGTTTGCGTACGCTCATTCTTTGTTTATTCCTTCTTCTTCCGATTTCCATAATCCTTTCCCAACCGAACGGGAACGGGAGCAACGGGGAAGAAAAACCTAAAGAAGGAACCGAAACGAAGGAACAGCCTTCCAAGGAAGAAGAAGATATAAATGAAAAGAGGCGTAAGTTCTTAGAAAGCGGACAGATCAACGTGATCGGGTCCAAGGACGAAGATCTAAAAAAAATCCCCGGATCGGCTAACGTCATCGGAAAGAAAATTCTGAAAGAAACAAGCCCGATCGATTCGATGGAAGCCTTGAGAAGGGTTCCCGGTGCGACGATTCGATACCAAGACGCGGTCGGTCTTACGCCGAATATCGCTTTTCGAGGAGTGAGTAACGAGGAATCTAGAAAGACACTCATTTTAGAAGACGGTGTTTTTACTTCTTTGAGTCCCTACGGACAACCCGAGAGTTATTTTATTCCTCATATCGATAGGATGGAAAGAGTCGAGGTCGTTAAGGGTTCCGGTTCCATTTTATTCGGACCAACGACCTTGGGCGGTATCGTGAATTTTGTGACTCGAAAACCTCCCGAAAAACCGACTCTAAATTTGAAATTGATCGGGGGAACCAACGGATACGCTTCCAATTTGGTCCAATACGGCGGGACGGTTCAAAACACGAATACAGCTTACGACGTTTCTTATTTACATACTCAAGGGAACGGATTTAGGAATTATCAAGGATTTAACGTTAACGATTTTAACGTTAAATTAATGCAAAAAATCGGTGATAAGGATACGGTTTTTCTAAAGTATCAAGTCTACCAACAAGATTCGCAGGCCACCTACTTGGGATTAACTCAAGGATTGTACTGGAAAGATCCGAAAATCAACCCGGCTCGTTTCGATAGAAAGCATGTGGAACGCCAGGCCGCAGTCATCGGACACGATCATATGTTCAACGAAAATTGGAAATTGATCACTCGTTCGTATTGGACGAATGTCGGATTCGGTTTTAAGCAGGAATCCTATTCCTATAATAGCCCGAACGAGTTGGGACTCCCGTCGCCGCCGACCGGAAACGTCTTCGCAGTATATGCCCCCGCTCCGATCGGGAACAGTCCGGGAGATGTGATTTATATGTTAAATACCACTCCGAATCGGCACCAATTTTTTCGTACGGGAGGATTGGAAACGAAACTGGAAGGTAAGTTTTCGACATTCGGCGTGGAGCACGAAATCTCCGTCGGCGCAAGGGCACATTATGAAACCGTAAACGCCGCTTATAATCAATTTCCGTATCCGACGATGAACCAAGGACTCACGACTCAACAGCAGACTCGGAATGCGAAAGCGTACGCTACGTATGTTCAAGACTCGATTAAGCTGACCGAACGATTGAAAATTATTCCGGGGGTTCGTTACGAATATATTTCTCAGGGAGTATTCACTCACCGAAAATTCGCGACGACTACGGACGTAGCTTACGGATTGGCTACGACGGTCGGGCAAAATATTATAGTAAACCAGGCTAATGAAAGTTATACGAAAGTCGTTTTGCCGGGCTTCGGGATTACCTATGACTTGATGGAAAAGTTCATGTGGTTTGCAGGCGCTCATACCGCCTTTGCTCCTCCGTCCTTCTCCACCATCCTGAATCCTTCGTTAGGGTTGGGGTATAAACTGAATGCGGAAAGATCCAATAATTACGAAACGGGTTTTAGGGGGAATATTACAAAATACTTTTATACTCAAGTAAGTACGTATGCCTTATTCTTTTCCAACCAGATAGTAAACACGAATGAAGCCGGCTCCTCGATAGGGGCGGTCCCGATCAACGCCGGGAAGTCGGTTAACCGAGGTGTGGAAAGTAATTTCGTATTCGATTTCGGGAAATTCGCCGAGTCTCGCTGGGAAATACCTTTTGAAATCGCGTATTCCTATACCCATGCGATTTCAACGACATATGTTCCCGTAGGAACGATTCAAAATCCGGACGGAACCGTAGGTGTAACGAATCAACCGTTATTCAGCGTAAATTCCTCTGGAAACGTGATCAAAGTGAATACGAGCGGAAACTATCTGCCATACGTTCCGATGCAGACGGTCATTACTGCGATCGGATTAAAAAGTCCTCGAGGGTTTTACGTAAGAGTCGAATACCAACATTTCGATAAACAATATTCGGATTTGCAAAACACGAAAAACCAGAGCGCCGACGGTAGCCAAGGAGTGGTACCCGCCTACGGGATTTGGAACGCGGACTTCGGTTACGAGGTTCCCGGAGGGAGGTGGTCGATATTTGTGAATGGCAAAAATCTCGAAGATCGTGTGTACATTTCGGGAAGACTCCCAGTAGGAATCCAGCAAGGACCGTACCGTCAGATCAATATAGGGGCGACCCTGAAATTGGATTAA
- a CDS encoding imelysin family protein has translation MNRSGFHSFWELPVKRSYYLRRIFSGYGTILTSIILFFFVLSCNPKNPSSSDTSLVNGFLYAMFNSYNPKPFLQNMGRNIIPPLYSDLNSKAQDLVTKATALSTCNAGTLSNVQASWLANISAVKKVELYRFGPSNTYYPLFDAWPGEATKTVSPESPPSNGDMDDLDASPGFSGTAAAYIGTLDKDAKGLPAIEYVIYVKPASYGASALSCSDMSANRYQLLLALVNDYAANVAALAAAWAPNGTAPYGEQLATAGNGSTVFPNSAGALNTIFASAIRELSTMKDGKLEAPAGLAQGGNGSVINLSLSESRFSGNSIQNLRDNLSSFKTFYLGGGGIGFSDYVTFYSPTLDTQAKAQISLLESTLNSFNSISAGNMAAIKQAVTQLNTLLTILNTQLAAIVGSGVVSGHTGDGD, from the coding sequence ATGAATCGTTCGGGTTTTCATTCCTTTTGGGAACTTCCTGTCAAAAGATCCTATTATTTACGCAGAATTTTTTCCGGTTACGGAACCATTCTTACCTCCATAATTCTATTTTTCTTCGTGCTCTCTTGTAATCCGAAGAACCCGTCGTCGAGTGATACTTCGCTCGTTAACGGATTTCTCTATGCGATGTTTAATTCCTACAATCCTAAGCCCTTTTTGCAAAACATGGGTCGTAATATTATTCCTCCATTATATTCCGACCTAAACAGTAAGGCCCAGGATTTGGTGACGAAAGCCACGGCCTTGTCCACTTGCAACGCGGGCACTCTCTCTAATGTGCAGGCTTCCTGGCTTGCGAATATTTCCGCAGTAAAAAAGGTCGAGCTATATCGCTTCGGACCTTCCAATACATATTACCCTCTATTCGATGCTTGGCCTGGAGAAGCGACGAAGACGGTCAGTCCGGAATCGCCGCCAAGTAACGGCGATATGGACGATCTAGATGCATCTCCCGGCTTCTCCGGTACGGCAGCAGCCTATATTGGCACTTTAGATAAAGATGCGAAAGGTCTCCCTGCTATCGAATATGTCATTTATGTAAAGCCTGCCAGTTACGGAGCTAGTGCTCTTTCCTGCTCGGACATGAGTGCGAATCGCTACCAACTTTTATTGGCATTAGTGAACGATTATGCGGCAAACGTTGCCGCTCTTGCCGCCGCCTGGGCTCCGAACGGTACCGCTCCTTACGGGGAACAGCTTGCGACAGCCGGTAACGGGTCGACGGTTTTTCCGAATTCCGCAGGAGCATTGAATACGATCTTTGCCAGCGCTATTCGGGAATTAAGCACGATGAAGGACGGCAAGTTGGAAGCGCCTGCCGGTCTTGCCCAGGGAGGAAACGGCTCCGTTATCAATCTCAGTTTGTCGGAGTCCCGCTTTTCGGGCAACAGCATACAGAACCTTCGGGACAATCTTTCTTCCTTCAAAACATTCTACTTGGGGGGTGGCGGGATCGGTTTCTCCGACTACGTAACTTTTTATAGCCCTACCCTGGACACCCAGGCAAAGGCTCAAATTTCCCTCTTAGAATCCACGTTAAATTCGTTTAACAGTATTAGCGCAGGTAATATGGCCGCAATCAAACAAGCCGTGACTCAATTAAATACCTTACTGACGATTTTGAATACGCAACTCGCGGCTATCGTGGGTAGCGGCGTAGTATCAGGACATACAGGGGATGGAGATTGA
- a CDS encoding transglutaminase family protein, giving the protein MSLLVSLTHETSYEYDKAVSLSPHVIRLRPAPHARTKIISYSLQVEPTKQFLNWQQDPFGNYQARLVFPEKTNKLRILVDLIAEIQVFNPFDFFLEPDAEEAPFIYSDSLRKELMPYLSASDGSYALANYISQLRKEGILQKARTVDYLVRLNHRVYEDVSYVIRMEPGVQTCTETLEKKSGSCRDSAFLLVQILRHIGLAARFVSGYLIQLKPDEVPIDGPAGPKADFTDLHAWAEVYLPGAGWVGLDPTSGLLAGEGHIPLAAVPEPSSASPVFGYSDPANSKFHFHMEVKRIKESPRVTKPYTDERWEKILKLGKKIDDKLRKNDIRLSIGGEPTFVSDTDRQNSQWNTDALGSEKLSLAEELLGNLRKRFAPGSVVQVTQGKWYPGEPLPRWSLNTFWRRDGEKLWQEEAYLSSVKEKKDADREEELAKAETIGEQICASLGISAKHLIPVFEDGFYYLWKEGQLPKWEKPESPKEDDFSFESLERRRVLSVLEKDFKLKKGFAVPLQYNYILKRWESSEWVYRRERLYLVPGDSPAGLRLPFASIADSFRLSAVLTDIAEPSKLPSYKDILKKVKERSQKEGKFYPSGKELPIRSTLVIEPRAGVLHIFLPPIERLDVWLDLLSSIEDACVRTKLPIVFEGYEPPHDNRLCLFRITPDPGVIEVNLHPSSDFAELEEKTRILYEEAKAIKLSAEKFQIDGRHSGTGGGNHITVGAMTPADSPFLRRPDLLRSLVSYWQHHPSLSYLFSGLFVGPTSQAPRLDEGRDEALYEFELAAKQVDERKKDLPPWLIDRLFRNLLVDLTGNTHRAEISIDKLYPPSGPRLGLVELRAFEMPPHYRMSVVQQLLVLSLLGRLWEKPYKKSPVHWGTELHDRFLLPHYVWNDFKDVLRDLKDHGYAFEEEDFIPFFEFRFPVYGSLKKDEIFLELRLALEPWNVLGEESSSFGTSRSVDSAVERLQVRVEGWTNERFQLACNGVEVPLRPTGKLGEAVAGIRFKAWNLPFTLHPNLPIQNPLVFDIWDTWSNRPVAGCRYYVSHPGGRAYETFPVNSFEAESRRISRFFPDGHSGGSKPAPLKIEKSHAYTLDLRWIDKTI; this is encoded by the coding sequence ATGTCGTTATTGGTATCTCTAACACACGAAACATCCTACGAATACGATAAGGCGGTTTCTTTATCCCCGCATGTGATTCGTCTGCGTCCGGCTCCCCATGCTAGGACTAAAATTATCTCATATTCGCTTCAAGTGGAGCCGACCAAGCAATTTTTAAATTGGCAACAGGATCCGTTCGGAAATTACCAAGCGAGACTAGTATTTCCTGAAAAAACGAATAAGCTTCGGATACTTGTGGATCTAATCGCGGAAATCCAAGTCTTTAATCCCTTCGATTTTTTTCTAGAGCCGGACGCCGAAGAGGCGCCCTTTATTTATTCCGATTCGTTACGGAAGGAACTCATGCCTTATTTGAGCGCCAGTGACGGAAGTTATGCTTTGGCGAATTATATTTCCCAACTTCGGAAAGAGGGCATATTACAGAAAGCTCGAACCGTCGATTACCTGGTTCGATTAAATCATCGAGTCTATGAAGACGTTTCCTACGTTATTCGCATGGAGCCCGGTGTGCAAACTTGTACGGAGACCCTGGAGAAAAAATCCGGATCCTGTCGCGACTCGGCTTTCCTACTAGTCCAAATTTTACGACATATAGGCTTGGCGGCACGTTTCGTTTCCGGATATCTAATCCAATTAAAACCGGATGAAGTTCCGATAGACGGACCTGCCGGACCTAAGGCTGACTTCACCGATTTGCATGCATGGGCCGAAGTCTATTTACCTGGGGCAGGCTGGGTCGGACTCGATCCGACTTCCGGCTTACTGGCCGGTGAAGGTCATATTCCGTTGGCTGCAGTTCCGGAACCGTCCAGCGCATCGCCGGTATTCGGATATTCCGATCCTGCAAATTCTAAATTCCATTTTCACATGGAAGTAAAACGGATAAAAGAATCCCCCCGTGTTACAAAACCGTATACGGATGAACGATGGGAGAAGATTCTAAAATTAGGAAAAAAAATCGATGATAAATTAAGAAAAAATGATATTCGATTATCGATCGGAGGAGAACCCACCTTCGTCTCGGATACCGACCGTCAAAATTCACAATGGAACACCGATGCCCTCGGTTCCGAAAAACTTTCCTTGGCTGAAGAGCTTCTAGGAAATCTTAGAAAGAGATTCGCTCCGGGTTCGGTAGTGCAGGTTACTCAAGGAAAATGGTATCCCGGAGAGCCTTTGCCTCGTTGGTCTTTGAACACATTTTGGAGAAGGGATGGAGAAAAGCTTTGGCAGGAAGAGGCGTATTTGTCTTCGGTTAAAGAAAAAAAGGACGCTGACCGTGAGGAGGAGTTGGCTAAAGCGGAAACGATCGGAGAGCAAATTTGCGCTTCCCTAGGTATTTCTGCCAAGCATCTAATACCGGTATTCGAGGACGGCTTCTATTATTTATGGAAGGAAGGACAATTGCCGAAATGGGAAAAGCCTGAATCCCCGAAGGAAGACGATTTTTCTTTCGAATCGTTGGAAAGAAGGAGAGTTCTCTCCGTGTTGGAAAAGGATTTTAAATTAAAGAAGGGATTCGCTGTACCATTACAATACAATTATATTTTAAAGCGTTGGGAAAGCTCGGAATGGGTCTACCGTCGAGAGCGTCTATATTTGGTTCCGGGCGATAGTCCTGCCGGTTTGCGGCTGCCGTTTGCTTCAATTGCGGATTCCTTCCGTCTTTCCGCAGTTCTGACGGATATTGCGGAGCCGAGCAAACTTCCTTCCTATAAGGATATTTTAAAGAAAGTTAAAGAGAGATCGCAAAAAGAAGGAAAGTTTTACCCGAGCGGTAAAGAGCTTCCGATTCGAAGCACTCTCGTAATCGAACCCCGTGCCGGAGTTTTGCATATATTTCTTCCTCCGATCGAACGTTTAGATGTATGGTTGGATTTATTGTCGTCCATCGAAGATGCCTGCGTACGAACGAAGCTGCCTATCGTATTTGAAGGATACGAACCTCCCCACGATAATCGATTGTGCCTTTTTAGAATTACACCCGATCCGGGAGTAATCGAAGTGAATCTACATCCTTCCTCGGATTTTGCGGAATTAGAGGAGAAGACCAGGATTCTTTACGAGGAAGCTAAAGCGATCAAACTCAGTGCGGAAAAATTTCAAATCGACGGTCGACATTCCGGAACCGGAGGCGGAAATCATATTACGGTAGGCGCTATGACTCCTGCGGATAGCCCCTTCTTACGAAGACCGGATTTGCTAAGAAGCTTGGTCAGTTATTGGCAGCACCATCCGTCCCTATCTTACTTATTTTCGGGGTTGTTCGTCGGACCGACCTCTCAGGCTCCGAGATTGGACGAGGGTAGAGACGAGGCATTGTATGAATTCGAATTGGCGGCAAAGCAAGTCGACGAAAGGAAAAAGGATCTTCCTCCTTGGCTAATCGATAGATTATTTCGAAATTTGTTAGTGGACCTGACCGGCAACACTCATCGAGCCGAGATTTCCATCGATAAATTATATCCTCCTTCCGGGCCCAGATTGGGGTTGGTGGAGCTAAGAGCATTTGAAATGCCGCCTCATTACCGAATGAGCGTCGTACAGCAACTTCTCGTTTTGTCCCTCTTGGGTCGTCTTTGGGAAAAACCGTATAAGAAATCGCCTGTACATTGGGGAACGGAATTACATGATCGGTTTCTTCTACCTCATTACGTATGGAACGATTTTAAGGATGTCTTGCGGGATTTAAAAGATCACGGGTATGCTTTTGAAGAAGAGGATTTTATCCCTTTCTTCGAGTTTCGCTTTCCGGTTTACGGATCGCTCAAGAAGGATGAGATCTTTTTGGAGTTAAGACTTGCATTAGAACCTTGGAATGTCCTAGGGGAAGAATCTTCGTCGTTCGGGACATCTCGGTCAGTCGATTCCGCAGTGGAACGTCTGCAGGTAAGAGTGGAAGGTTGGACCAATGAGCGTTTTCAATTGGCTTGTAATGGAGTGGAAGTTCCGCTGCGACCCACGGGTAAGCTCGGGGAGGCGGTGGCAGGTATTCGTTTTAAAGCCTGGAATCTTCCGTTTACCCTCCACCCAAACTTGCCGATCCAAAATCCTCTAGTGTTCGATATTTGGGATACCTGGTCGAATCGGCCGGTTGCGGGATGTAGATATTATGTTTCACATCCCGGTGGCAGAGCCTACGAGACTTTTCCGGTAAATTCCTTCGAAGCGGAAAGCCGCAGAATTTCTCGCTTCTTTCCGGATGGACATTCCGGGGGATCTAAACCCGCCCCGCTGAAAATTGAGAAATCCCACGCTTATACTTTGGACCTTAGATGGATAGATAAGACCATTTGA
- a CDS encoding alpha-E domain-containing protein, whose product MLSRVAESVYWMNRYMERAENYSRFLDVNFQLSLDLNEDANRQWMPLVYTTGDNELFTKKYSLPTKENVIHFMSLDIENPNSIMNCLIRARENARTIRENISTPMWEVINEFYLTFRTRKRFEESDMPGIAEFFKSIRNQCLLFYGCQEATISHDEVWHFALLGRLLERADKTTRILDMKYFILLPSHEETGSTLDLIQWLSLLKSASAHEMFNRIYTRITPKNIAQFLILDKLFPRAIRFCLSKTFDSLKILSGTDKDSYANETERRVGLLLSEMNYASIDEIFGTGMHEYLDQLQVRLNGIASELDETYFRN is encoded by the coding sequence ATGCTGAGCCGAGTCGCCGAATCCGTGTATTGGATGAATCGATACATGGAGAGAGCGGAGAATTATTCCCGCTTTCTCGATGTAAATTTCCAGCTTTCTTTGGATTTAAACGAAGATGCCAATCGTCAATGGATGCCGTTGGTCTACACGACGGGAGATAACGAGCTTTTTACGAAGAAATATTCCCTTCCGACGAAGGAGAATGTCATTCACTTTATGAGTCTGGATATCGAAAATCCGAACTCTATTATGAATTGCTTAATTAGGGCCCGTGAAAACGCGAGAACGATTCGTGAGAATATTTCCACGCCTATGTGGGAAGTGATCAACGAGTTTTATCTCACATTTAGGACGAGAAAGAGATTCGAGGAATCCGACATGCCCGGGATCGCCGAATTTTTTAAATCGATTCGGAATCAATGCTTATTATTTTACGGATGCCAAGAGGCCACCATTTCACACGACGAAGTTTGGCACTTCGCACTGCTGGGGCGGTTATTGGAAAGGGCCGATAAGACGACTCGGATTCTGGATATGAAATATTTCATTTTGCTTCCGTCTCATGAGGAAACCGGATCGACTTTGGATTTAATTCAATGGCTTTCTCTTTTGAAATCTGCGAGTGCTCACGAGATGTTTAATCGGATATATACGAGGATCACGCCTAAAAATATAGCTCAATTCTTGATCTTGGATAAGCTGTTCCCTAGGGCGATTCGATTTTGTTTATCCAAAACTTTCGATAGTCTAAAGATTCTAAGTGGTACCGACAAGGATTCATACGCGAACGAAACGGAACGTAGGGTAGGATTGTTGTTATCCGAAATGAATTACGCTTCCATCGACGAGATTTTCGGAACGGGTATGCATGAATATCTGGATCAATTGCAGGTAAGATTGAACGGTATTGCGTCCGAATTGGACGAAACGTACTTCAGGAATTAA
- a CDS encoding circularly permuted type 2 ATP-grasp protein, whose product MLLTNYQTDSFYDEMFSPEGGIRQSYHILKSRIEGMDDKELFKRKSSAEKALLSLGITFNVYGDEEEEERIMPFDIIPRIVTAHEWKKLEEGLKQRIRALNLFVQDIYGEEKIIKDGIIPAEIIYSSTGYLKECKGIVPPKGTWIHITGTDLVRDGDGRMLVLEDNLRCPSGVSYVLENREVMKKTFPELFASLSVRPIYDYPIRLRGMLEHISGKPNPSIAVLTPGIYNSAYYEHSFLASKMGVPLVEGTDLTVKDDKLYMRTTHGLKQVDVLYRRIDDIFMDPKVFRKDSLLGVPGIFEAFRKGNVALANAPGTGVADDKVIYSFVPEIIKYYLGEEAIIPNVPTYLCSREKDLKYVRENIANLVVKAANGAGGYGMIIGPVASQKEREEFIKKVDADPRNYIAQPVLNLSRVPTLVEDKLEGRHVDLRPFILYGEDIYVMPGGLTRVALRKGSLVVNSSQGGGSKDTWVMGQG is encoded by the coding sequence ATGCTCCTGACAAACTATCAAACAGATTCATTTTATGATGAGATGTTCTCGCCCGAAGGCGGGATTCGGCAAAGTTACCATATCTTGAAATCCAGAATCGAGGGGATGGACGACAAGGAGCTTTTCAAACGCAAAAGCTCTGCGGAAAAAGCTCTACTCTCTTTGGGAATTACGTTTAACGTTTATGGTGATGAGGAGGAAGAGGAAAGGATCATGCCTTTCGATATTATTCCCAGAATCGTAACGGCTCACGAATGGAAAAAATTAGAGGAAGGGTTGAAGCAGCGAATTCGAGCGCTCAATCTTTTCGTTCAGGATATCTACGGCGAAGAAAAAATCATCAAAGATGGAATCATTCCTGCGGAAATCATCTACAGCAGCACCGGTTACTTGAAGGAATGTAAAGGAATCGTTCCTCCCAAAGGTACTTGGATTCATATCACCGGAACGGATCTGGTTCGGGACGGGGACGGTAGAATGCTTGTGCTCGAAGATAATCTTCGCTGTCCATCCGGCGTCTCTTATGTATTAGAAAATCGTGAAGTTATGAAAAAGACGTTTCCCGAATTGTTCGCGAGTCTTTCCGTTCGTCCGATTTACGATTATCCGATCCGACTGCGAGGCATGCTCGAACATATTTCGGGAAAACCCAATCCTAGTATCGCAGTTTTGACTCCGGGAATTTATAACTCCGCCTATTATGAGCACAGCTTTTTAGCGTCTAAGATGGGAGTTCCTCTAGTTGAAGGAACCGATCTGACGGTTAAAGATGATAAACTGTACATGAGGACCACTCACGGATTGAAACAGGTGGACGTTCTTTATCGCAGGATCGACGATATCTTTATGGATCCGAAGGTATTCCGTAAAGACTCCTTGCTCGGAGTGCCCGGGATTTTCGAAGCTTTTAGAAAAGGAAACGTGGCTTTGGCAAACGCCCCAGGTACCGGAGTCGCCGACGACAAGGTAATATATTCTTTCGTACCTGAAATCATTAAATATTATCTAGGCGAAGAGGCGATCATTCCGAACGTTCCAACTTATCTCTGTTCGAGGGAAAAGGATTTGAAATACGTTCGGGAGAATATCGCGAATCTAGTGGTAAAAGCCGCGAACGGTGCGGGCGGATACGGAATGATAATCGGTCCTGTTGCAAGTCAAAAGGAGAGAGAAGAATTCATTAAAAAGGTGGATGCGGATCCTCGAAATTACATCGCTCAGCCCGTGCTAAACCTTTCCCGTGTCCCCACTTTAGTGGAGGATAAATTGGAAGGCCGTCATGTCGACTTACGTCCGTTCATTCTTTATGGAGAAGATATTTATGTGATGCCTGGTGGGCTGACGAGAGTCGCTTTGCGAAAAGGATCTTTGGTAGTGAATTCCTCTCAAGGCGGAGGATCCAAAGACACTTGGGTGATGGGTCAAGGATGA
- a CDS encoding TRL domain-containing protein has protein sequence MRSWIFRLSIALSIACISCTSTPEPGWIYTNNKYHLSTDPAGHTVTSARILKKGESCTFGSVLFYFGYYGQQVSLKETLLRSKISKVALVDRSTESYLMGLVYFDCVEVWGE, from the coding sequence ATGAGGAGTTGGATTTTCCGTTTATCGATCGCTTTGTCGATTGCTTGCATTTCCTGTACATCGACGCCGGAACCCGGTTGGATTTACACGAATAATAAATACCATTTGTCGACGGACCCGGCGGGACATACCGTCACTTCGGCTAGGATTTTGAAAAAGGGAGAATCCTGTACTTTCGGATCGGTCCTTTTTTACTTCGGCTATTACGGACAGCAGGTTTCTTTAAAGGAAACTCTCCTTAGGAGCAAGATTTCGAAAGTCGCCCTAGTGGATCGAAGCACCGAAAGTTATCTGATGGGGTTGGTCTATTTCGATTGTGTCGAGGTCTGGGGGGAATGA
- a CDS encoding TRL domain-containing protein, translating to MNQPGKSYVIIRIYLLLLVFFVTTISCASGPVSGLLYSKTSFPGTINPDASVRRELRAQGCVHNFLTLFSVGNAGAGEIAFKNGIGRVSLIDHSSMQILTLLYRNYCTIVIGEKG from the coding sequence ATGAACCAGCCCGGAAAGTCTTACGTTATAATCCGAATCTATCTTTTACTATTGGTCTTCTTCGTTACTACTATAAGTTGTGCCTCAGGGCCCGTATCGGGTCTACTCTATTCGAAGACTTCGTTTCCGGGTACGATCAATCCGGACGCCTCGGTTCGCAGAGAGTTGAGGGCTCAAGGTTGCGTACATAATTTCCTGACTCTTTTTTCCGTAGGCAATGCGGGAGCTGGCGAAATCGCTTTTAAGAATGGAATTGGACGAGTCTCATTGATTGATCATTCTAGCATGCAAATTCTGACTCTTCTTTATCGAAATTATTGTACGATCGTGATCGGAGAGAAAGGATGA